Part of the Cellulomonas hominis genome, GTCCTGACCGCGGGCACGGCGGTGTTCGTCGCCAGCGAGTTCTCGCTGGTCACGCTCGACCCGGGTGTCGTGGAGGGGCAGACCCGCCCCGACGACCGCCGGGGGCAGAGCGTGCTCAAGGCGCTGCGCCGGCTGTCCACCGAGCTGTCCGGTGCGCAGGTCGGCATCACGGTGACCACCGTGCTGCTCGGCTACACGACGCAGCCCGCGGTGAACCGGCTCCTGGCCGAGCCGCTGCGGGACTCGTTCCTCGGCGTGGCGGCCGGCGGCGCCGTGGCGGTGGTGCTGACCCTGGTCCTGGTCAACGGGTTCTCGATGCTGTTCGGCGAGCTGGTGCCGAAGAACTTCGCGATCAGCCGCCCGCTCGGCACCGCCCGGTGGGTCGCGCCGCTGCAGGCCGGGTTCACCTCGGCGCTGCGGCCGCTGATCACCCTGTTCAACTCCTCGGCGAACGCGCTGCTGCGCCGGGTGGGCGTCGAGCCCCGCGAGGAGCTGTCCGGCGGGCGGTCGCCGCAGGAGCTGGCGGCGCTGGTGAAGCGGTCCGCGCAGGTCGGCACCCTCGACGAGTCGACCGCCGTGCTGCTCACGAACTCGATCGAGTTCACCGACCTCACCGCCGTGGACGTGATGACGGACCGGCAGCGGGTGGTCGTGCTCCGCCGGGACGACACGGCGACCGACGTCGTGCGGCTGTCCCGGGAGACCGGGCACTCCCGGTTCCCGGTGATCGGCGACGACTCCGACGACATCGTCGGGCTGGTGCACCTGCGCCGGGCGATCGCGGTGCCGTACGAGCGCCGCGGCGAGGTCCCGGCCGCCGCCCTCATGGTGGACGCCCCGCGCGTCCCCGAGACCGTGCACCTCGGGCCGCTGCTGGTCGAGCTGCGCGAGCACGGCATCCAGATGGCCGTCGTGGTCGACGAGTACGGCGGCACCTCCGGGGTCGTGACGCTCGAGGACGTCGTCGAGGAGCTGGTGGGGGACGTCGCGGACGAGCACGACCGCCGCCGCACGAACGCCTCCCGGCGCGCGGACGGCGCCTGGGTGGTGTCCGGGCTGCTGCGGCCCGACGAGCTCACCGAGACCACAGGCCTGGTCGTGCCGGAGGACGGGCCCTACGAGACGCTCGGCGGCCTCGTCATGGCCGCGCTCGGGCGGGTGCCCGAGGTCGGGGACGAGGTCGTCGCCGACGACGTCCGGCTGCGCGTCGAGTCGATGAACCGGCGGCGCGTCGAGCGGGTCGTCGTGCAGCCGGCCGCCGGAGCCGAGGGGAGCGACCGATGAGCAACGGGGTCGCCCTCGCCCTGGCCGTCGCGCTGCTGGCCGGCAACGCGTTCTTCGTCGCGGCCGAGTTCGCGATCATCTCCGCCCGCCGGTCCGCGATCGAGCCGCTCGCCCAGGGCGGCGACCGCCGGGCGACCACCGTCCTGTGGGCCATGGAGCACGTGTCGCTCATGCTGGCGTGCGCGCAGCTCGGCGTCACGGTCTGCTCGACCAGCCTCGGCCTGGTGGCGGAGCCCGCCATCGCGCACCTGATCGAGGACCCGCTGTACGCCCTCGGGGTCAGCACGAGCCTGGCGCACCCGATCGCGTTCGTCGTGGCGCTGCTCGTGGTCGTCTACCTGCACGTCGTGCTGGGCGAGATGGTGCCGAAGAACCTCGCCGTGTCCGGCCCGGACCGGGCGGTGCTGGTGTTCGGCCCGCCGCTGGTCTGGCTGGCGCGGGTGGTGCGGCCCGTGATCTTCGCGCTCAACTGGGTCGCCAACCACGTGCTGCGGCTGTTCCGGGTGGACCCGCGCGACGAGGTCGCGTCGGCGTTCACCGCCGAGGAGGTGCAGTCCATCGTCCAGCAGTCGCAGGCCGAGGGGCTGCTCGCGGACGAGCAGGGGCTGCTGTCGGGGGCGATCGAGTTCTCCGACCGCACCGCGGCGGACGTCATGG contains:
- a CDS encoding hemolysin family protein — protein: MLTEWLLVLLGVVLTAGTAVFVASEFSLVTLDPGVVEGQTRPDDRRGQSVLKALRRLSTELSGAQVGITVTTVLLGYTTQPAVNRLLAEPLRDSFLGVAAGGAVAVVLTLVLVNGFSMLFGELVPKNFAISRPLGTARWVAPLQAGFTSALRPLITLFNSSANALLRRVGVEPREELSGGRSPQELAALVKRSAQVGTLDESTAVLLTNSIEFTDLTAVDVMTDRQRVVVLRRDDTATDVVRLSRETGHSRFPVIGDDSDDIVGLVHLRRAIAVPYERRGEVPAAALMVDAPRVPETVHLGPLLVELREHGIQMAVVVDEYGGTSGVVTLEDVVEELVGDVADEHDRRRTNASRRADGAWVVSGLLRPDELTETTGLVVPEDGPYETLGGLVMAALGRVPEVGDEVVADDVRLRVESMNRRRVERVVVQPAAGAEGSDR
- a CDS encoding hemolysin family protein, coding for MSNGVALALAVALLAGNAFFVAAEFAIISARRSAIEPLAQGGDRRATTVLWAMEHVSLMLACAQLGVTVCSTSLGLVAEPAIAHLIEDPLYALGVSTSLAHPIAFVVALLVVVYLHVVLGEMVPKNLAVSGPDRAVLVFGPPLVWLARVVRPVIFALNWVANHVLRLFRVDPRDEVASAFTAEEVQSIVQQSQAEGLLADEQGLLSGAIEFSDRTAADVMVPVADLVPVPADVTPDDVERLVARTGYSRFPVLGRDGSPTGYLHVKDVLYADDESRRLPVPTWRVRALAVVAPGDEVEEALAAMQRSGVHLARVEEEGRAVGVVFLEDILEELVGEVRDAMQRGAIRH